The nucleotide sequence CGGGCCTGCTCCGCCGCGCGGCCGTCCGCCCAGGTCACGAGGGGGGTGAGCGGGCACAGGTCGGCGTCGAGGGCGATCAGGCCGTGCATCGCGGTGCTGACCGAGACGGCCAGCACGCGCGCGTCGCCGCACGCGTGGACGCATTGGGCCAGGGACCTGGTGATCGCGGCCGAGATGCGCGCGGTGTCCTGTTCGGGGCCGGGGTCGATCTCGCACAGGGCGAGGTGCCGTCGCGGGGAGTCGACGCCGAAGGCGACGGCCTTGACGGCGGTCGTGCCGATGTCCAGGCCGATGACGACGTCGCCGGGGCCCGTGTCGGGTCTCATACCGACCCTTCCGCCCGGTGCGGACGCGCCGGTCCCGGTCACGGTGCCAGTTCTTGGGCCCGGGACGCGACGGCGTCGATCAGTTCGCGGTCGCGGGCCAGGGCGGGGTCGAGCGCCGCGACGACGCCGGCCGCCGCGGTCGGCAGCGGGCCGGCGGCGTCGGGGGCGGCGGCGTCGCGTACGGGTGCGCCGAGGCCGCGCAGGTGCAGCAGCCACGCGGCGACGACGCGGATCGCGCCGTCGGGCAGCGTGCCCTGCTTGCGTTCCGCGCGGAGGGTGGGCAGCACGCGCACGGGGAGTTTCCGGCTGCCGTCCTCGGCGATTTTCGCGAGGGTGTGGTGGATGCGGGGGTTCGCGAAGCGGTCCGTGAGCGCGGTCCGATACGCCGTCAGATCCGCCGCGGGCAGGGCGAGTTGGTTCGACGCCTCGGCCCACCACCGGTCCAGCCAGCCGCGGCACACCGGGTCGGCGACGGCCTCGGCGACCGTCGTGTGGCCGCGCAGCGGTCCGGCGTACGCGAGCAGCGAGTGGCCGCCGTTGAGGAGCCACAGCTTGCGTTCCTCGTGGGGTGTGGTGTCGGCGACGAAGCGCGCGCCGGCGTCCTCCCAGCGGGGGCGTCCGGCGGGGAAGTCGCCGCTGAGCACCCATTCGGAGAACGGCTCGGTGACCACGGGTGCGGAGTCGTCCCATCCGGTGGCGCGGCGTACCGTGCGGGCGTCCTCGTCGGTGGGGTACGGGGTGATCCGGTCGACCACGGAGGTGACGTACGACGCGTGTCCGGCGGCGGCGCGCAGCCGTTCCGTGCCGACGGCGTCGGCGAGTTCGCGGATGACGCCGGCGGTCGCGGCGCCGTTGCCGGGGAGGTTGTCGCACGGCACGATCGCGACCGGTCCGGCGCCGGCGCGGCGCCGGGCGGCGAGGCCCGCGAGGAGGCGGGCGGGGGCGGTGGCGACCAAGGCCCCGGGGTCGGCGCGGAGTGCGGCGATGTCGGCGCGGAGCGCGGGGCGGTCGATGTCGAGGCGCCCGGCGGTGTCGCGCCCGTACCCGGCCTCGGTGACCGTCAGCGTGACGGCGGCGAGTTCGGGCCGCCGCCAGTAGGCGAGCCAGGCGGCGTGGTCCCCGCCGGGGTGGGCGGCGGCCAGCGAGCCGACGACCTCGAAGCGGTCGCCGTCGGCGGCGCGCGTGACGAGGTGGTAGAGGCCGTCCTGGGCGGTGAGGCGCCGCGCGGTGTCCGTGCTGCTCCCGGTGAAGCCGGCGATGCCCCAGCGGTCGGCGTCCGGCGCGTGGGCGGTGTACCAGGCCTGGTGGGCGCGGAAGAAGCCGCCGAGGCCGAGGTGGAGCAGGCGTACGGGGGCGGCCGGGTGTCCGGCGCGGGACAGGTGCCGGGCGGGCGGGGCGGTGCTCACAACCGGAAGGCCTTCCGCGGGTTGACGGTGACCAACTCCACCGCCGTTTCCAGGGCTTCGTCCTCGTCGAGGCGGTGTTCGGCGACGAGTTCGGCGAGGAACCCGCAGTCGAGCCGGCGGGACATGTCGTGCCGGGCCGGGATGGAGCAGAAGGCGCGCGTGTCGTCGACGAAGCCGGACGTCCGCGAGAAGCCCGCGGTCTCGGTCACCGCGCGCCGGAAGCGGCGGATGGCGTCGGGGGCGTCGAGGAACCACCAGGGCGCCCCGGCGTACACCGACGGGTAGAAGCCGGCGAGCGGCGCGATCTCGCGGGAGAACACGGTCTCGTCGAGGGTGAACAGCACGACCTGGAAGCCCTCGGCCGTGCCGAAGCGTTCGAGGAGGGGGCGCAGCGCGTCGGTGAACTCGACGCGCAGCGGGATGTCGTGGCCGGTGTCGGGGCCGTGCCGCTCCAGCGTGGGCGTGTGGTGGTTGCGGCGTACGGCCGGGTGCAGCGTCATCACGAGGCCGTCGTCGCACGACATGCGGGCCATCTCGAAGAGCATGTGGCGGCGGAACGCGGTGGCCTCGGCCGCGGTCGCGGTGCCGTCGAGCGCCGCGCGGTAGATGTCCGCGGCCTCCTTGTGGGTCAGCGGGTCGCTGCCGACGTCGGCGTGGCTGTGGTCGGCGGACGTCGCGCCGTGCTCGACGAACACGCGCCGCCGGGCTTCGAGGGCGCGCAGGTAGCCGTCGTAGTGCGACGTGTCGGTGTCGGCCGCGGCGGCGAGGCGCGCGACGGACTCCGTCCAGTCGTCGCGGGCCGGCTCCAGGTAGCGGTCGGGCCGGAAGGTGGGGATGACCCGCGCGGTCCAGTCGGGGTCGTGCGCGAGCGTGCGGTGTGCGGCGAGGTCGGCGCAGGGGTCGTCGGTGGTGGCCAGCACCTCGATGCCGAAGCCGCGGAACAGCGCGCGGGGGCGGTACGCCGGTTCGGCGAGGCGCGCGGCGACCCGGTCGTAGATCGCGTCGGCGGTGTCGGGGCCGGGCCGTTCGGTGACGCCGAAGATGTCCGCCAGCTCGGATTCCAGCCAGTAGCGCACGGGCGTACCGCGGAAAACGGGCCAGTGCTCGCACAGCGCGGCCCAGGCGGCCCGGGCGTCGGCCTCGGGCAGCGGCCCGCGTCCGACCCCCAGCCGGGAGAGGGGGACGCCCTGGGCGTGCAGCAGCCGGGTGACGTAGTGGTCGGGCGAGATCAGGAGGCTCGCCGGGTCGCCGAACGGCGCGTCGTCGACCAGCAGTTGCGCGTCGACATGGCCGTGCGGCGACAGGATGGGCAGATCCCGCACGGCGTCGTAGAGGCGGCGGGCGAGAGCGCGCACACCGGGGTCGACGGGCAACAGGCGATCCGGGTGAAGGGACGGCATGAATCGCATGGTCGTCTTCGCGCACTCCGGGCGGCAACCGGTTGCCGTCAGTTGCCAGGCCCACTTGCACCACGTGCCGCACCGTGGTCGGCTGGCCGCCATGACGAGCGAGACGGGTGACATCGCGAGGGCGGAAACCGGTACCGAACCGCCGATTTCCCCCGGCGCGGCGCCGCTCCCGGTGACGCCGCGCATCGGCGGACCCGGCACCGTCCTCACCGAACGGCAGGTGCGGGACTTCGTCGCGGAGCGGTTGGCCGACGGCGAGTTCGACGGCCGCAGCGTGTGCCTCGTCGTCCCCGACGGGACGCGCAGCTGCCCGTTGCCGCTGCTGCTCTCGGCCGTGCACGAGGCGTTGTACGGGCGGGTCACCCGGCTCACCGTGCTGGTCGCGCTGGGCACCCACGCCCCCATGGGCGACGCCGAACTCGCCGCGCACGCGCCCCCCTTGCCGGGTATGACGGTGCTCAACCACGCGTGGTGGGAGCCCTCGGCGTTCGTGTCGGTCGGCACGATCGGCGCGGACCGCGTGGGCGCGTTGTCGGGCGGCCTGCTGCGCGAGGAGGTGGACGTCCGCCTCAACCGGGCCGTGGTGGAGCACGACATCGCCCTGGTGATCGGACCGGTCTTCCCGCACGAGGTCGTCGGCTTCTCCGGCGGCAACAAATACTTCTTCCCGGGCGTCGCCGGGGCCGAGATCATCGACCTGTCGCACTGGCTCGGCGCGCTGATCTCCAGCGCGGAGATCATCGGAACGCGCGGCACCACCCCGGTCCGCGCGCTGATCGACGAGGCGGCGTCGCTGATCCCGACGCGGCGGCTCGCGCTGTGCGTCGTGGTCGAGTCGGGCTCCGGGCGGCTGCACGCGATGGCGTACGGCCCGCCGGAACAGGCCTGGGCGGCGGCGGCCGACGTCTCCGCCGAGACCCACGTGCGCTACCTCGACGCGCCGGTGAAGCGGGTTCTGTCCCTCATCCCGGCCAAGTACGAGGACATGTGGACCGCCGCGAAGGGCTTCTACAAACTCGAACCGGTCGTCGCGGACGGCGGCGAGGTCATCCTGTACGCGCCGCACGTGCGGACCATCTCGGAGACGCACCCCGAGATCGAACGGATCGGCTACCACTGCCGCGACTACTTCACCCGGCAGTGGGACCGCTTCCGGCACCTGCCCTGGGGCGTCCTCGCGCACTCGACGCACCTGCGGGGCGCGGGGACGTACGACCCGTCGACGGGCGAGCGCTGCCGCGTGGCGGTGACCCTGGCGACCGCGATCCCGCCCGACGTCGTGCGGGGAGCCAACCTCGGCCACCTCGATCCGGCCTCGGTGGACATCGAGGCGTACGCCGCCGACCCCGACACGCTGGTCGTGCCGCAGGCGGGCGAGATCCTGCACCGGTTGCGCGGGCCGCGCCCGTGAACGCCACGGCACGCTCCTCGGCCGACGCCGGCCGGCGCGCGGGCGGGCGCGTCGCGGCGCGGGCGGCGGCGCGGGGGCGGGAGGTGCCGGTATGACCCGTGCCTGGATCGACTGCTCCGCCGGTGTCGCCGGGGACATGCTGCTGGCGGCGCTGGTCGACGCGGGCGCCGCGCTGCCGGCCGTGCGCGCCGCGGTGGAGGCCGTCGTCCCCGGCGAGGTCGCGCTCGCGTGCGAGGAGGTCCGGCGGGCCGGGCTCCGCGCGGCGTACGTCACCGTCTCCCCGGCGCGCCACGACCACGCGCACCGCACGTGGCACGACGTACGCGGTCTCCTGACGCGCGCGGAACTCCCGGCTCCCGTACGCGAGAACGCCCTCGCGGTCTTCGCCCGCCTCGCCGCCGCCGAGGCCCGCGTGCACGGCACCGCCGTGGACGACGTCCACTTCCACGAAGTCGGCGCCTGGGACTCGATCGCCGACGTCGTCGGCACCTGCGCGGCCGTCCACGACCTCGGGGTCACGGGCGTCACCGCGAGCCCGATCGCCGTCGGCTCCGGCCGCGTTCACACCGCGCACGGCGAACTCCCCGTCCCCGCCCCGGCCGTCGCCGAACTGTGCGGCGGCTGGCGGGTGTTCGCGGGAGGCGACGGCGAACTCGCCACCCCCACCGGCGTCGCCCTCGTCACCACCCTGGCCCGCACGTGCGCCGCCCTCTCCCCCATGCGCCTGCACGCCACCGGAGTCGGCGCCGGCACGCGCGATGTCCCCGGGCGCCCCAACGTCGTGCGCGTCCTCCTCGGAGCACCCGACGAGGCCGCAACCGCCTCCGCCGTCCTCCTCGAATCCAACGTCGACGACCTGGACCCCCGCGCCTGGCCGAGCGTCCTCACCGCCCTCCTCGACGCGGGCGCCCACGACGCCTGGCTCGTCCCCGTCCTGATGAAGAAGGGCCGCCCGGCCCACACCCTG is from Yinghuangia sp. ASG 101 and encodes:
- a CDS encoding mannitol dehydrogenase family protein; amino-acid sequence: MSTAPPARHLSRAGHPAAPVRLLHLGLGGFFRAHQAWYTAHAPDADRWGIAGFTGSSTDTARRLTAQDGLYHLVTRAADGDRFEVVGSLAAAHPGGDHAAWLAYWRRPELAAVTLTVTEAGYGRDTAGRLDIDRPALRADIAALRADPGALVATAPARLLAGLAARRRAGAGPVAIVPCDNLPGNGAATAGVIRELADAVGTERLRAAAGHASYVTSVVDRITPYPTDEDARTVRRATGWDDSAPVVTEPFSEWVLSGDFPAGRPRWEDAGARFVADTTPHEERKLWLLNGGHSLLAYAGPLRGHTTVAEAVADPVCRGWLDRWWAEASNQLALPAADLTAYRTALTDRFANPRIHHTLAKIAEDGSRKLPVRVLPTLRAERKQGTLPDGAIRVVAAWLLHLRGLGAPVRDAAAPDAAGPLPTAAAGVVAALDPALARDRELIDAVASRAQELAP
- the uxaC gene encoding glucuronate isomerase; its protein translation is MPSLHPDRLLPVDPGVRALARRLYDAVRDLPILSPHGHVDAQLLVDDAPFGDPASLLISPDHYVTRLLHAQGVPLSRLGVGRGPLPEADARAAWAALCEHWPVFRGTPVRYWLESELADIFGVTERPGPDTADAIYDRVAARLAEPAYRPRALFRGFGIEVLATTDDPCADLAAHRTLAHDPDWTARVIPTFRPDRYLEPARDDWTESVARLAAAADTDTSHYDGYLRALEARRRVFVEHGATSADHSHADVGSDPLTHKEAADIYRAALDGTATAAEATAFRRHMLFEMARMSCDDGLVMTLHPAVRRNHHTPTLERHGPDTGHDIPLRVEFTDALRPLLERFGTAEGFQVVLFTLDETVFSREIAPLAGFYPSVYAGAPWWFLDAPDAIRRFRRAVTETAGFSRTSGFVDDTRAFCSIPARHDMSRRLDCGFLAELVAEHRLDEDEALETAVELVTVNPRKAFRL
- a CDS encoding lactate racemase domain-containing protein, which gives rise to MTSETGDIARAETGTEPPISPGAAPLPVTPRIGGPGTVLTERQVRDFVAERLADGEFDGRSVCLVVPDGTRSCPLPLLLSAVHEALYGRVTRLTVLVALGTHAPMGDAELAAHAPPLPGMTVLNHAWWEPSAFVSVGTIGADRVGALSGGLLREEVDVRLNRAVVEHDIALVIGPVFPHEVVGFSGGNKYFFPGVAGAEIIDLSHWLGALISSAEIIGTRGTTPVRALIDEAASLIPTRRLALCVVVESGSGRLHAMAYGPPEQAWAAAADVSAETHVRYLDAPVKRVLSLIPAKYEDMWTAAKGFYKLEPVVADGGEVILYAPHVRTISETHPEIERIGYHCRDYFTRQWDRFRHLPWGVLAHSTHLRGAGTYDPSTGERCRVAVTLATAIPPDVVRGANLGHLDPASVDIEAYAADPDTLVVPQAGEILHRLRGPRP
- the larC gene encoding nickel pincer cofactor biosynthesis protein LarC; this translates as MTRAWIDCSAGVAGDMLLAALVDAGAALPAVRAAVEAVVPGEVALACEEVRRAGLRAAYVTVSPARHDHAHRTWHDVRGLLTRAELPAPVRENALAVFARLAAAEARVHGTAVDDVHFHEVGAWDSIADVVGTCAAVHDLGVTGVTASPIAVGSGRVHTAHGELPVPAPAVAELCGGWRVFAGGDGELATPTGVALVTTLARTCAALSPMRLHATGVGAGTRDVPGRPNVVRVLLGAPDEAATASAVLLESNVDDLDPRAWPSVLTALLDAGAHDAWLVPVLMKKGRPAHTLSVLAPANHTASLRDAVFRLTSTLGVREHPVTRSTLARGWTHVAVHGTRLPVKVGHRDGTVVQATPEYADAAELAAARALPVHVVLTAATTAAHNAGLTPGASLAALGITLDALPGRA